One Brassica napus cultivar Da-Ae chromosome A1, Da-Ae, whole genome shotgun sequence genomic region harbors:
- the LOC106428547 gene encoding cation/H(+) antiporter 4 — MEFGDDRSLYLRDTWREANTICGVLPMNPSSSGIWPSTKLQDPKANIEFWNYMFPHVEIIFLIVTVLWQFFHFLFKRLGMIRFTSHMLTGILLSKSFMKENTPARNFFSTEDYKDTLFGLVGACSYMMFWFLMGVKMDLSLVRNTGKKAITIGLSSVLLSITVCSFIFFVILRDVGTKKGEPVVNFFEIIIIYSIQCLSSFPVIGNLLFELRLQNSELGRLAMSSAVISDFSTSVLSAVLVFLKELREEKTRLGSIFIGDVVVGNRPLKRAGTVVVFVCFAIYVFRPLMFVIINRTPSGRPVKKFYIYLIIILVFGSAVLADWCKQTIFIGPFILGLAVPHGPPLGSAIVQKFESAVFGTFLPFFVATCAEEFDTSMLHSWTDFKSIFIIVFVSFVVKFALTTLPALLFRMPANDCLALSLIMSFKGIFEFGAYAFGFQRGSIRPVTFTILSLYILLNSAIIPPILRRIYDPSRMYAGYEKRNMLHMKPNSELRVLSCIYRTDDIHPMINLLEATCPSRESPVATYVLHLMELIGRASPVFISHRLQIRKSEDTSYNSESVIASFDQFHKDFFGSVFVSTYTAISVPKTMHGDICMLALNNTTSLIILPFHQTWSADGSAIVSDSIMIRKLNKSVLELSPCSVGIFIYRSNNGRRTIRETAANFSSYQVCMLFLGGKDDREALTLAKRMARNARIKITVVCLVSSEQRANQVTDWDRMLDLELLRDVKSNVLEGVSIIYSEQVVDDASQTSTLLKSIANEYDLFIVGREKGRKSVFTEGLEEWSEFEELGVVGDLLASQDLKCQASVLVIQQQQQMI, encoded by the exons ATGGAGTTCGGAGATGATAGGAGTCTTTACCTTAGAGACACATGGAGAGAAGCAAACACAATCTGCGGCGTCCTGCCCATGAATCCGAGCTCGAGCGGGATATGGCCATCCACTAAGCTCCAAGATCCTAAAGCCAACATTGAGTTCTGGAACTACATGTTTCCACATGTTGAGATCATTTTCCTCATCGTCACCGTCCTATGGCAATTCTTCCATTTCTTATTCAAACGTCTTGGCATGATTCGTTTCACTTCCCACATGCTT ACAGGAATTCTTCTCAGCAAGTCGTTTATGAAAGAGAATACACCCGCGAGGAATTTCTTTTCGACAGAAGACTACAAAGACACTCTGTTTGGTCTGGTTGGTGCGTGTTCTTACATGATGTTCTGGTTCTTGATGGGAGTGAAAATGGACTTGAGTCTAGTCCGCAACACAGGGAAGAAAGCCATCACCATCGGCCTCTCCTCTGTGTTGCTCTCTATAACGGTTTGCtccttcatcttcttcgtcatctTAAGAGATGTAGGAACCAAAAAGGGAGAACCGGTTGTGAATTTCTTcgaaatcatcatcatctactCCATCCAATGCCTCTCGTCCTTTCCTGTAATCGGAAACCTTCTTTTCGAGCTGAGGCTGCAGAACTCGGAGCTTGGTCGCCTCGCTATGTCATCTGCTGTGATCAGTGACTTCAGCACCTCGGTCCTCTCTGCGGTTCTCGTCTTCTTAAAGGAACTCAGGGAAGAGAAAACTCGGCTTGGTTCCATATTCATCGGAGATGTTGTTGTCGGAAACCGTCCTTTGAAGCGTGCAGGGACAGTGGTGGTCTTTGTTTGTTTCGCCATATACGTTTTCAGGCCACTGATGTTCGTTATCATCAACAGAACACCTTCTGGTCGTCCCGTGAAGAAATTCTACATATATTTAATCATCATTCTTGTCTTTGGGTCAGCCGTTCTTGCGGACTGGTGCAAGCAAACTATTTTCATCGGACCTTTTATTCTAGGCCTAGCGGTTCCGCACGGACCGCCTTTGGGATCTGCCATCGTCCAGAAGTTCGAGTCCGCGGTTTTCGGCACATTCCTTCCCTTCTTCGTGGCTACATGCGCCGAGGAGTTTGATACTTCTATGTTACACTCTTGGACAGATTTCAAAAGTATCTTCATCATCGTCTTTGTATCCTTTGTCGTCAAATTCGCCCTCACCACACTCCCTGCCTTGTTGTTCCGTATGCCCGCAAATGACTGCCTTGCTCTCTCTCTTATTATGTCCTTTAAAGGCATCTTCGAGTTCGGCGCTTATGCGTTTGGGTTCCAAAGAGGA TCTATTAGGCCTGTGACCTTCACCATCTTATCTCTTTACATCTTGTTGAACTCTGCAATCATACCTCCGATCTTGAGACGTATATACGATCCTTCGAGGATGTATGCAGGATACGAGAAGCGGAACATGCTTCACATGAAACCAAACTCCGAGTTGAGGGTTCTGTCGTGTATCTACAGAACCGACGACATTCATCCCATGATCAACCTCCTTGAAGCTACTTGTCCTTCAAGAGAAAGTCCTGTAGCTACTTACGTCCTTCACTTGATGGAGCTCATAGGACGAGCTTCTCCGGTTTTCATCTCTCACCGTTTGCAAATAAGAAAAAGCGAGGACACTTCTTATAACTCCGAGAGCGTCATTGCCTCCTTTGATCAGTTCCACAAAGATTTCTTCGGCTCTGTTTTCGTCAGCACTTACACGGCTATATCTGTTCCCAAGACGATGCATGGAGACATATGTATGCTCGCTTTGAACAACACAACGTCTCTCATCATCCTTCCTTTTCACCAGACTTGGTCTGCTGATGGATCTGCCATTGTTTCCGACAGTATCATGATCCGGAAACTGAACAAGAGCGTCCTCGAGCTCTCTCCTTGCTCTGTCGGAATCTTCATCTACCGGAGCAACAATGGTAGGAGAACGATCCGAGAGACGGCTGCAAACTTCTCATCTTACCAAGTATGCATGCTTTTCCTTGGAGGTAAAGACGATAGAGAAGCCTTAACACTCGCCAAGCGCATGGCTCGTAACGCGCGGATAAAGATCACAGTGGTTTGTCTGGTCTCTTCTGAACAAAGAGCCAATCAAGTAACTGATTGGGATCGAATGCTCGATTTAGAACTGCTCAGAGACGTGAAGAGCAATGTTCTTGAAGGTGTCAGCATTATCTACTCCGAGCAAGTAGTGGATGACGCCTCACAAACATCAACACTGTTAAAATCGATTGCAAATGAATATGATCTGTTCATCGTCGGAAGAGAGAAAGGAAGGAAGAGTGTTTTCACGGAAGGGCTTGAGGAATGGAGTGAGTTCGAAGAACTTGGCGTGGTTGGAGATCTCTTGGCTTCACAAGATCTTAAATGCCAAGCTTCGGTGTTGGTGATTCAGCAGCAACAGCAGATGATTTAG
- the LOC111214963 gene encoding 50S ribosomal protein L9, chloroplastic-like has protein sequence MASSSLSLSWSSSLCSSHTFNVVGNETLKVSQRRSTLEVVAQKKAKKLRKVILKEDVLDLGKQGQLLDVKAGFFRNFLLPTGKAQLMTPLLLKEMKMANERIEAEKQRVKEEALQLATVFETVGAFKVKRKGGKGKQIFGSVTAQDLVDIIKAQLQRDIDKRLVSLPEIRETGEYIAELKLHPDVTARVRLNVFAN, from the exons ATGGCTTCTTCGTCTTTGTCACTCTCGTGGAGCTCCTCGCTTTGTTCGTCTCACACCTTCAATGTCGTCGgaaatgaaaccctaaaagtaTCCCAGCGAAGGTCTACTTTGGAGGTTGTTGCCCAGAAGAAAGCCAAGAAACTCCGCAAg GTAATCTTGAAAGAGGATGTGTTGGACTTGGGCAAGCAAGGGCAATTACTGGACGTTAAAGCCGGTTTCTTCAGAAACTTCCTCTTGCCCACTGGAAAGGCTCAGCTCATGACTCCGCTTCTGCTCAA GGAAATGAAGATGGCAAACGAAAGGATAGAGGCAGAAAAGCAAAGG gtgaaaGAAGAGGCGCTACAATTGGCTACGGTATTCGAAACCGTTGGGGCTTTCAAGGTTAAACGCAAGGGCGGTAAAGGCAAACAAATATTTGGATC TGTCACAGCACAAGACCTTGTTGACATCATCAAGGCGCAGCTCCAAAG GGATATAGACAAGCGCCTTGTCTCTCTTCCGGAGATCCGTGAAACCGGAGAATACATAGCCGAACTCAAACTTCACCCTGATGTCACTGCTCGCGTTAGGCTCAACGTTTTCGCCAACTAA
- the LOC106428545 gene encoding uncharacterized protein LOC106428545 produces MTSIPGSDVSIFHSNLLFDLSFVKCFSYCLESSNKNLIWSDEQTRFFLQLRLDESLKGNIRKQMVNEAGRQVIMDKFYEAFGIKIPWRKFGIKYNTCKKQYDSFKKLTRNRTGLGFTSTGSINMSEDWWNERCKEWPGARKFKDKPVANMDLMEKVYGTVYISGGEGWSAQQGEDVLDTKHTDHDDEDDAESRRDVPTQEAVGDESRRGVPTQETDVASESRNVGPSSSRSKVNKKRSRAVQAGQAVADVIRESVE; encoded by the exons ATGACATCCATCCCTGGATCTGATGTGAGTATATTCCACTCTAATCTTTTATTTGATCTCAGTTTTGTCAAGTGCTTTTCTTATTGTCTTGAATCTTCAAATAAGAATCTTATATGGAGTGACGAGCAAACACGGTTCTTTCTTCAACTAAGACTTGATGAGAGTCTGAAAGGAAACATAAGAAAGCAGATGGTTAATGAGGCTGGGAGACAGGTGATCATGGATAAGTTCTATGAGGCATTTGGTATAAAAATTCCATGGAGAAAATTTGGGATAAAGTACAATACTTGCAAGAAGCAGTACGACTCTTTTAAGAAGTTGACTCGGAACAGAACGGGACTTGGTTTTACTTCAACTGGATCCATCAACATGAGTGAGGACTGGTGGAATGAGCGATGCAAG GAGTGGCCTGGTGCTAGAAAATTTAAAGACAAGCCGGTAGCAAACATGGATTTGATGGAGAAGGTATATGGGACAGTTTATATTAGTGGAGGTGAAGGTTGGTCTGCTCAGCAAGGTGAAGATGTTTTAGACACAAAGCACACAgatcatgatgatgaagatgatgctgAATCAAGGCGTGATGTCCCTACTCAAGAAGCTGTTGGGGATGAATCAAGGCGTGGTGTCCCTACTCAAGAAACTGATGTCGCATCTGAATCAAGGAATGTTGGCCCCTCTTCTTCTAGGTCAAAGGTTAATAAAAAAAGATCAAGGGCTGTACAAGCAGGACAAGCTGTGGCTGATGTGATTAGGGAGAGTGTTGAGTAG
- the LOC106428544 gene encoding protein ALP1-like, producing the protein MEVLHSLSAVRMWSPLYKASINHLKEDAANRQTFLFYGDDENRDTFRFLVEDDDMDLILDEEKHMFALLDETYGVAETNTNKQLVRTNRGGGWRRVQRFMNDSEVQCYEILRMNQATFNSLCKILSEKYQLEETCHVYLEESVAMFLEMAGQDLSVRALAERYQHSSDTVNRKIDEVLSSLLKLAADIVKPERDEFASASPILVDDPRYYPFFKVCIGALDGTHVPVRPPSGNVDPFRGRKGEPTMNVLAICNFSMKFIYAYVGVPGRAHDTKVLTYCAKEEASFPHPPVGKYYLVDSGYPTRTGYLGPHRRARYHLDQFVRGGPPTNSRELFNRKHSGLRSVIERTFGIWKAKWRILDRKHPKYELNKWVKIVTATMALHNFIRDSNHEDCDFAHWERVEEYEHHGDEDDHVAYVPAGDTVMEAIRDSITEEMVRGRRLPY; encoded by the exons ATGGAGGTTCTTCACTCCTTGTCTGCTGTAAGGATGTGGTCTCCTCTCTACAAAGCTTCAATTAACCACCTCAAAGAAGATGCTGCGAATCGTCAGACTTTCTTGTTTTATGGAGATGATGAGAACAGG GACACATTTAGGTTCTTAGTTGAAGATGACGACATGGATTTGATACTAGATGAGGAGAAACACATGTTTGCTCTTTTAGATGAAACGTATGGAGTAGCAGAAACAAATACTAACAAACAGTTAGTGAGGACAAACCGAGGTGGAGGTTGGCGTCGAGTGCAACGCTTCATGAACGATTCCGAGGTACAGTGCTATGAGATTCTTCGCATGAACCAAGCAACGTTTAATAGCTTATGTAAGATACTATCAGAGAAGTATCAGCTAGAAGAGACTTGCCATGTTTACTTAGAGGAGAGTGTAGCAATGTTTTTAGAGATGGCTGGACAAGATTTATCCGTACGGGCTTTAGCTGAGAGATATCAACATTCATCTGACACAGTGAATAGGAAGATAGATGAGGTTTTAAGTTCTTTGTTGAAACTTGCAGCAGACATTGTGAAACCTGAAAGGGATGAGTTTGCAAGTGCTAGTCCTATTCTAGTAGATGATCCGCGATATTACCCTTTTTTTAAGGTTTGCATAGGTGCTTTAGATGGAACTCATGTGCCGGTTCGTCCTCCTTCTGGGAATGTCGATCCATTCAGAGGTAGAAAAGGAGAACCAACTATGAATGTCTTAGCTATATGTAATTTCAGCATGAAATTCATATATGCTTATGTTGGGGTTCCTGGGAGAGCACATGATACAAAAGTGTTGACATATTGTGCTAAGGAAGAAGCTTCTTTTCCTCATCCTCCAGTTGGAAAGTATTATCTAGTAGACTCTGGATACCCAACTAGAACTGGTTATTTAGGACCTCACCGTAGAGCTAGATATCACCTGGATCAGTTTGTTAGAGGAGGACCACCGACAAACAGCAGAGAGTTATTCAACCGAAAACATTCTGGCTTGCGTTCGGTAATTGAAAGGACATTTGGAATATGGAAGGCTAAGTGGAGGATTCTTGATAGGAAGCACCCTAAGTATGAGCTGAATAAATGGGTGAAGATTGTGACAGCAACAATGGCTCTCCACAATTTTATAAGAGATTCAAACCATGAAGATTGTGATTTTGCACATTGGGAAAGAGTGGAAGAATATGAACATCATGGGGATGAAGATGATCATGTTGCATACGTACCAGCTGGAGATACAGTCATGGAAGCTATACGAGATTCCATTACTGAAGAGATGGTGAGAGGACGTCGACTACCATACTAG
- the LOC106428557 gene encoding pheophorbide a oxygenase, chloroplastic, with translation MSVVLVSSASATLTKSKSIKIPFLSPNSAKFPSRVSISPQRRKLLDSPLRVAAPPSVPTSDPAEESRIEEEHGEEGSEFKWRDHWYPVSLVEDLDPNSPTRFQLLGRNLVLWFDRNDQKWAAFDDLCPHRLAPLSEGRLDENGHLQCSYHGWSFAGCGSCTKIPQAATSGPEARAVKSPRACAIKFPTMVSQGLLFVWPDENGWDRANSIQPPRLPDDFDKPEFSTVTIQRDLFYGYDTLMENVSDPSHIDFAHHKVTGRRDRAKPLPFKVESSGPWGFQGANDDSPKITAKFVAPCYSLNKIEIDAKLPIVGNQKWVIWICSFNIPMAPGKTRSIVCSARNFFQFSVPGPAWWQVVPRWYEHWTSNLVYDGDMIVLQGQEKVFLSKSMESPDYDVNKQYTKLTFTPTQADRFVLAFRNWLRRYGKSQPEWFGSTAANQPLPSTVLTKREMLDRFEQHTQVCSSCKGAYNGFQIVKKFLVGTTVFLAATAGVPSDVQIRLVLAGLALISAASAYALHEKEKNFVFRDYVHSEIE, from the exons ATGTCAGTTGTTTTAGTCTCTTCAGCTTCAGCGACACTCACCAAATCTAAATCCATAAAGATTCCCTTCTTATCTCCCAACTCCGCGAAGTTCCCGTCCAGAGTCTCGATTTCTCCTCAAAGACGGAAACTTCTCGACAGCCCTCTTCGCGTGGCGGCGCCACCCTCAGTACCCACTTCAGATCCGGCGGAGGAGAGTCGGATCGAAGAAGAGCACGGCGAAGAAGGGTCTGAGTTCAAGTGGAGAGATCACTGGTATCCGGTTTCTCTGGTTGAAGATCTGGATCCGAATTCGCCTACCCGGTTTCAGCTCCTGGGTCGAAACCTCGTCCTCTGGTTCGATCGGAACGATCAGAAATGGGCCGCCTTTGATGACCTCTGTCCTCACCGCCTTGCTCCTCTCTCT GAAGGAAGGCTTGATGAGAACGGACACTTGCAGTGTTCATATCATGGATGGTCTTTTGCCGGGTGTGGATCTTGCACTAAGATTCCACAGGCTGCTACTTCAGGTCCTGAAGCTCGCGCTGTTAAATCTCCTAGAGCTTGCGCTATTAAGTTCCCAACAATGGTGTCTCAAGGTCTTCTCTTTGTGTGGCCTGATGAAAATGGATGGGACAGAGCCAATTCCATTCAACCCCCTAG gttgccGGATGACTTCGATAAACCAGAGTTTTCAACGGTGACAATTCAAAGGGATCTTTTCTATGGGTATGATACTCTCATGGAAAACGTATCTGATCCTTCCCATATCGATTTTGCTCATCACAAG GTTACAGGAAGAAGAGACAGAGCCAAACCATTGCCCTTCAAGGTGGAGTCAAGTGGTCCTTGGGGTTTCCAAGGTGCCAATGACGACAGTCCAAAGATAACCGCAAAATTCGTTGCTCCCTGCTATTCTCTTAACAA AATTGAGATAGATGCGAAGCTACCGATTGTCGGTAACCAAAAATGGGTTATATGGATTTGCTCATTCAATATACCAATGGCTCCAGGGAAGACCCGTTCCATTGTTTGCAGCGCCCGTAACTTCTTCCAGTTCTCTGTACCAGGACCTGCTTGGTGGCAG GTTGTACCAAGATGGTACGAACACTGGACTTCCAACTTAGTCTACGACGGAGACATGATTGTACTTCAGGGACAAGAGAAAGTATTCCTCTCTAAATCAATGGAGTCACCAGACTACGATGTGAACAAACAGTACACGAAGCTCACGTTCACTCCAACACAAGCAGACCGTTTCGTTCTAGCTTTCAGGAACTGGCTCAGACGGTATGGCAAGAGTCAGCCTGAGTGGTTCGGCTCCACTGCAGCTAACCAACCTCTCCCTTCCACTGTCTTAACCAAGCGCGAG atgCTGGATAGATTTGAGCAGCATACACAAGTGTGTTCCTCTTGCAAAGGAGCATACAACGGTTTCCAGATCGTCAAGAAGTTCCTTGTCGGAACAACGGTTTTCTTGGCCGCCACGGCCGGTGTTCCTTCAGATGTCCAGATTCGGTTGGTTCTGGCCGGTTTAGCTCTAATCTCGGCTGCTTCTGCATATGCTTTACATGAGAAAGAGAAGAACTTCGTGTTCAGAGATTACGTGCATTCTGAAATCGAATAG
- the BNAANNG03470D gene encoding uncharacterized protein BNAANNG03470D, whose protein sequence is MSLSSMIVRKGGPSTVRRKLDSEDEIIRIPDCDLDAVADRFRLTLIGRVFNLQGRSIDALIHLLPRNRIWNVEGRVRGINLGNGRFQFDFDNEADLLSVLNKRPCHFNQWSFALERWEPFTSESFPNTIPFWISVTGVPVHFWNDQTFIAISKPLGTWISLDSKRARIQVSVNVDMPIQFERRIEFPNGDIGRVSFFYEGLHRSCYTCHMISHDENVCPQLTPEERELKRQQRAIINAQGDTLSIQTGHDGRVPNLKRPRSPLHERNSPPPGRQRTSPSNLSERDYRREGKRHTHSPPRDTRAYRPTQKDYPRDNDNLYRNNTRKEDVWRRLEVPPRASSAYGKINSSRTSRRENPYPQKNRENKQPMPYNGRYSSKRQQDTREWRPRSPPKIIPSTDMVPVSSRTPHMEQEGPSRAVSDSQRTISDQFGHLELGEICKEDQPKSPIAETDEERLRRIKGKGHITDTPTSREREPGRIRSSTLIIREPATDTLDRQPIKTPHTAAPPPDHTDKNPNPLDMELDIDFDQELDITLTEEEIALVDSLAKDAELVEMDAEMMENDDLLDEIPDEAAEKIDAISQLSPTNVEVTTDMQEDLLAPTRAQTVTNRTGANHTKPLLLCLLQKVISKSMSPKAPI, encoded by the coding sequence ATGTCTCTATCATCGATGATTGTGCGTAAAGGTGGACCCTCCACCGTGCGTCGCAAGCTTGACTCGGAAGATGAGATCATCCGAATCCCGGACTGTGATCTTGATGCTGTGGCCGATCGCTTCCGTCTGACTCTTATtggacgagtttttaaccttcAAGGACGAAGCATTGATGCTTTGATCCACCTTCTCCCTCGTAACAGGATCTGGAATGTTGAGGGGCGAGTCAGAGGGATCAATCTTGGCAACGGGCGTTTCCAGTTCGATTTTGACAATGAAGCTGACCTCCTTTCCGTCCTAAACAAGCGTCCTTGCCACTTCAACCAATGGAGTTTCGCACTCGAGCGATGGGAACCTTTCACCAGTGAATCTTTTCCCAATACAATTCCTTTCTGGATCAGTGTAACAGGAGTCCCAGTGCACTTCTGGAATGATCAGACTTTCATTGCAATCTCGAAGCCCTTGGGAACTTGGATCTCCCTCGATTCAAAAAGAGCAAGGATTCAAGTATCTGTCAATGTTGACATGCCCATACAATTTGAACGTCGCATCGAATTCCCAAATGGAGATATAGGAAGGGTCTCTTTCTTTTATGAGGGCCTCCACCGATCCTGCTATACCTGTCATATGATCTCTCATGATGAGAATGTTTGTCCCCAGCTTACACCGGAGGAGCGTGAACTTAAACGACAACAACGAGCAATCATTAACGCTCAAGGGGACACTCTCTCTATCCAGACGGGACACGACGGTCGGGTTCCGAACTTGAAAAGGCCTCGTTCCCCTCTCCATGAACGCAATTCGCCCCCTCCAGGGCGACAGAGGACCTCTCCATCCAACCTATCTGAGCGAGACTATCGCAGGGAAGGAAAAAGGCACACTCACTCACCTCCTCGTGATACCAGAGCGTATCGCCCTACCCAGAAAGATTATCCAAGAGATAATGATAACTTGTATCGCAACAACACTCGTAAGGAAGATGTCTGGAGACGCTTAGAAGTACCACCGCGTGCTTCTTCCGCATATGGAAAGATCAATTCCTCTCGTACTTCACGTAGAGAGAATCCTTACCCCCAAAAGAACAGAGAGAACAAGCAACCGATGCCGTACAATGGACGTTACTCAAGCAAACGACAACAGGATACACGTGAATGGCGCCCTCGTTCTCCTCCGAAGATCATCCCTTCCACTGATATGGTGCCAGTCTCTTCTCGCACTCCTCATATGGAGCAAGAAGGCCCTTCTCGTGCTGTCTCGGACTCCCAGAGAACTATCTCGGATCAATTTGGACACCTCGAATTGGGTGAAATATGCAAGGAAGATCAGCCAAAGAGCCCAATTGCTGAAACTGATGAAGAACGTCTAAGACGTATCAAGGGGAAAGGCCATATCACTGATACTCCTACCTCGCGTGAACGTGAACCAGGACGTATCCGATCTTCTACCCTCATCATCCGAGAACCAGCAACTGATACATTAGATCGCCAACCAATCAAAACTCCGCATACTGCGGCTCCTCCTCCTGATCATACGGATAAGAACCCCAATCCCCTAGACATGGAGCTTGATATCGATTTTGATCAGGAGCTGGATATTACTCTCACTGAAGAAGAGATAGCTCTGGTCGATAGCCTGGCCAAGGATGCTGAACTTGTTGAAATGGATGCTGAAATGATGGAAAACGATGACCTCCTAGACGAGATACCTGACGAGGCTGCGGAAAAAATCGACGCCATCTCACAGCTCTCTCCAACAAATGTTGAGGTTACAACTGATATGCAGGAGGATCTTTTGGCACCAACCCGAGCTCAAACCGTAACCAACCGAACAGGAGCAAATCACACCAAGCCCCTCCTACTCTGCCTCCTGCAAAAGGTTATCTCAAAAAGCATGTCCCCAAAAGCCCCGATCTGA